From the Solanum stenotomum isolate F172 chromosome 4, ASM1918654v1, whole genome shotgun sequence genome, one window contains:
- the LOC125862086 gene encoding DUF21 domain-containing protein At4g14240-like isoform X1, with protein sequence MHPLNAVAVVRMATRNGAVPPGLGAEIAFGTVSWFVYAGISCVLVLFAGIMSGLTLGLMSLGLVELEILQRSGTRSEKDQAATILPVVQKQHQLLVTLLLCNAAAMEALPLYLDKLFNQYLAIILSVTFVLFFGEVIPQAICTRYGLAVGSNFVWLVRILMFLCYPIAYPIGKILDCVLGHNEVLFRRAQLKALVSIHSREAGKGGDLTHDETTIISGALDLTEKTAEEAMTPIESTFSLDVNSKLDWEAMGKILARGHSRVPVYSANPKNVIGLLLVKSLLTVRAETETPVSAVSIRRIPRVPADMPLYDILNEFQKGSSHMAAVVKAKGKSKKPPSQKPEANSENSLETAPLLMKKDGKSDNVVVDIDKAILPAVYTSGDAVTNSVLHSSDDIEDAEVIGIITLEDVFEELLQEEIVDETDEYVDVHKRIRVAAAAAASSVARAPSIRRLTAQKAAGGQSKQGQAPKKSSEEVSSSRRIQGSIDEPLLEDKR encoded by the exons ATGCATCCGTTGAATGCAGTGGCAGTGGTTCGAATGGCAACGAGGAACGGGGCTGTCCCACCTGGTCTGGGGGCAGAAATAGCATTTGGGACGGTGTCATGGTTTGTCTACGCTGGGATCTCATGTGTCTTAGTACTCTTTGCTGGAATTATGTCCGGATTAACATTGGGTCTCATGTCTTTGGGTCTCGTTGAACTTGAGATCCTTCAACGAAGTGGCACCCGCTCTGAGAAAGACCAAGCAG ctaCAATCCTTCCTGTTGTTCAGAAGCAACATCAGCTTCTTGTCACACTACTTCTTTGTAATGCTGCTGCAATGGAG gcCCTGCCTCTATACCTGGATAAGCTTTTCAACCAATATCTGGCCATTATACTATCAGTAACTTTCGTTTTGTTTTTTGGAGAG GTTATTCCTCAAGCAATATGCACAAGATATGGACTTGCAGTAGGTTCTAACTTTGTTTGGCTTGTTCGTATTTTGATGTTCCTTTGCTATCCTATTGCTTACCCCATCGGAAAG ATCCTAGACTGTGTATTGGGACATAATGAAGTACTATTTAGAAGAGCTCAGTTGAAGGCCCTTGTTTCAATCCACAGTCGAGAG GCTGGCAAGGGAGGTGATCTCACACATGATGAGACAACAATCATTAGCGGAGCACTCGATTTGACTGAGAAG ACTGCTGAGGAGGCTATGACACCCATCGAGTCAACATTTTCATTGGATGTCAATTCAAAGCTCGACTG GGAGGCAATGGGAAAAATTCTTGCACGGGGTCATAGTCGTGTTCCTGTCTACTCTGCAAATCCCAAGAATGTTATTGGACTTCTACTG GTAAAAAGTCTTCTTACTGTAAGGGCCGAGACAGAGACACCAGTTAGTGCAGTTTCTATTCGCAGAATTCCACG TGTTCCTGCTGATATGCCTCTATACGACATACTTAACGAGTTTCAAAAAGGTAGCAGTCATATGGCTGCAGTGGTGAAGGCAAAAGGGAAAAGCAAAAAGCCTCCCTCACAGAAACCTGAAGCCAACAGTGAAAATTCTCTAGAAACTGCTCCTCTTCTTATGAAAAAGGACGGGAAGTCAGATAATGTGGTCGTTGATATTGACAAGGCTATACTTCCAGCAGTATATACATCAGGTGATGCAGTGACAAATAGTGTGCTTCATTCATCAGATGATATTGAGGATGCTGAAGTAATCGGTATTATCACCTTGGAAGATGTATTTGAAGAACTGTTAcag GAGGAAATTGTGGATGAGACGGATGAGTATGTTGATGTACATAAGAG GATACGTGTGGCTGCAGCAGCTGCTGCTTCATCAGTAGCACGAGCACCTTCAATCCGGAGGTTGACAGCTCAAAAGGCAGCT GGAGGCCAAAGTAAACAAGGACAAGCACCTAAGAAGTCGAGTGAGGAAGTTTCCAGCTCAAGAAGGATACAAGGGAGCATTGACGAGCCTCTACTGGAAGACAAGAGATAA
- the LOC125862086 gene encoding DUF21 domain-containing protein At4g14240-like isoform X2, whose protein sequence is MHPLNAVAVVRMATRNGAVPPGLGAEIAFGTVSWFVYAGISCVLVLFAGIMSGLTLGLMSLGLVELEILQRSGTRSEKDQAATILPVVQKQHQLLVTLLLCNAAAMEVIPQAICTRYGLAVGSNFVWLVRILMFLCYPIAYPIGKILDCVLGHNEVLFRRAQLKALVSIHSREAGKGGDLTHDETTIISGALDLTEKTAEEAMTPIESTFSLDVNSKLDWEAMGKILARGHSRVPVYSANPKNVIGLLLVKSLLTVRAETETPVSAVSIRRIPRVPADMPLYDILNEFQKGSSHMAAVVKAKGKSKKPPSQKPEANSENSLETAPLLMKKDGKSDNVVVDIDKAILPAVYTSGDAVTNSVLHSSDDIEDAEVIGIITLEDVFEELLQEEIVDETDEYVDVHKRIRVAAAAAASSVARAPSIRRLTAQKAAGGQSKQGQAPKKSSEEVSSSRRIQGSIDEPLLEDKR, encoded by the exons ATGCATCCGTTGAATGCAGTGGCAGTGGTTCGAATGGCAACGAGGAACGGGGCTGTCCCACCTGGTCTGGGGGCAGAAATAGCATTTGGGACGGTGTCATGGTTTGTCTACGCTGGGATCTCATGTGTCTTAGTACTCTTTGCTGGAATTATGTCCGGATTAACATTGGGTCTCATGTCTTTGGGTCTCGTTGAACTTGAGATCCTTCAACGAAGTGGCACCCGCTCTGAGAAAGACCAAGCAG ctaCAATCCTTCCTGTTGTTCAGAAGCAACATCAGCTTCTTGTCACACTACTTCTTTGTAATGCTGCTGCAATGGAG GTTATTCCTCAAGCAATATGCACAAGATATGGACTTGCAGTAGGTTCTAACTTTGTTTGGCTTGTTCGTATTTTGATGTTCCTTTGCTATCCTATTGCTTACCCCATCGGAAAG ATCCTAGACTGTGTATTGGGACATAATGAAGTACTATTTAGAAGAGCTCAGTTGAAGGCCCTTGTTTCAATCCACAGTCGAGAG GCTGGCAAGGGAGGTGATCTCACACATGATGAGACAACAATCATTAGCGGAGCACTCGATTTGACTGAGAAG ACTGCTGAGGAGGCTATGACACCCATCGAGTCAACATTTTCATTGGATGTCAATTCAAAGCTCGACTG GGAGGCAATGGGAAAAATTCTTGCACGGGGTCATAGTCGTGTTCCTGTCTACTCTGCAAATCCCAAGAATGTTATTGGACTTCTACTG GTAAAAAGTCTTCTTACTGTAAGGGCCGAGACAGAGACACCAGTTAGTGCAGTTTCTATTCGCAGAATTCCACG TGTTCCTGCTGATATGCCTCTATACGACATACTTAACGAGTTTCAAAAAGGTAGCAGTCATATGGCTGCAGTGGTGAAGGCAAAAGGGAAAAGCAAAAAGCCTCCCTCACAGAAACCTGAAGCCAACAGTGAAAATTCTCTAGAAACTGCTCCTCTTCTTATGAAAAAGGACGGGAAGTCAGATAATGTGGTCGTTGATATTGACAAGGCTATACTTCCAGCAGTATATACATCAGGTGATGCAGTGACAAATAGTGTGCTTCATTCATCAGATGATATTGAGGATGCTGAAGTAATCGGTATTATCACCTTGGAAGATGTATTTGAAGAACTGTTAcag GAGGAAATTGTGGATGAGACGGATGAGTATGTTGATGTACATAAGAG GATACGTGTGGCTGCAGCAGCTGCTGCTTCATCAGTAGCACGAGCACCTTCAATCCGGAGGTTGACAGCTCAAAAGGCAGCT GGAGGCCAAAGTAAACAAGGACAAGCACCTAAGAAGTCGAGTGAGGAAGTTTCCAGCTCAAGAAGGATACAAGGGAGCATTGACGAGCCTCTACTGGAAGACAAGAGATAA
- the LOC125861525 gene encoding uncharacterized protein LOC125861525: MTINEGSKTSLKLDDKGRFKYFFASYGAWIRGFVHMRKVLAVDGTFLRGRYDGVLLSAVAQDTENHVFPVAFCVVDKECDAAYEYLFEKLLDIVPDTSELCIISDRHPSIEKTLSKFYFEAYHGCCTRHLGENARKNFHCGAFLGHYYHATKAYRRDVFHDHFEQIQIINAEVADYLENVGFHKWSRAYFPGNRYDVLTSNIAESVNAMSNEAREFPIIALFNDISKRWSEKFHERRMAYAKLKTTFIPSAETKIMANKNLGNKLLVHQIDEDTFSVTTDNGIAMVHLRSKICLCQEFDLDKIPCQHAMAALRHKFGDEYGKMIYEYSSPYYKVESYILAYADPIYPVPAEEF, translated from the exons ATGACTATAAATGAAGGAAGCAAGACATCGTTAAAGCTTGATGACAAGGGAaggttcaaatatttttttgcatCTTATGGAGCTTGGATTAGGGGGTTTGTGCATATGAGAAAAGTTTTAGCCGTTGATGGAACATTCTTAAGAGGTCGTTACGATGGAGTTTTGTTGTCTGCTGTCGCACAGGATACAGAAAATCATGTTTTTCCTGTTGCATTTTGTGTAGTAGATAAGGAATGTGATGCCGCATATGAGTACTTGTTTGAGAAATTGTTGGACATAGTCCCTGATACTTCAGAGTTGTGCATTATTTCTGATAGGCATCCAAGCATAGAAAAAAcactatcaaaattttactttgAAGCATACCATGGATGTTGCACGAGGCATCTTGGTGAAAATGCTCGTAAAAATTTTCATTGTGGAGCTTTTCTTGGACATTATTACCATGCAACAAAAGCATATCGGAGAGATGTGTTCCATGACCATTTTGAACAAATCCAAATTATCAATGCGGAGGTCGCTGATTATCTTGAGAATGTTGGGTTTCACAAATGGAGTAGAGCATATTTTCCAGGAAACAG ATATGATGTATTGACCTCAAATATTGCTGAGTCTGTTAATGCAATGTCCAATGAAGCAAGAGAATTTCCCATTATTGCCTTGTTCAATGATATAAGCAAGAGATGGTCGGAAAAATTTCATGAGAGAAGAATGGCATACGCCAAGTTAAAAACCACTTTCATTCCTTCAGCTGAAACTAAAATAATGGCTAATAAGAATCTGGGAAATAAATTATTGGTCCATCAAATTGATGAAGACACCTTCAGCGTCACCACGGACAATGGAATCGCAATGGTCCATCTTCGAAGTAAAATATGTTTGTGTCAAGAGTTTGACTTGGATAAAATACCCTGTCAACATGCTATGGCTGCGCTCAGACACAAATTTGGAGATGAATATGGCAAGATGATTTATGAGTACTCTTCTCCGTATTATAAGGTAGAGTCATATATACTTGCATATGCAGATCCCATCTATCCAGTGCCAGCTGAAGAATTTTGA